A single region of the Acinetobacter sp. WCHA45 genome encodes:
- the ubiH gene encoding 2-octaprenyl-6-methoxyphenyl hydroxylase: MQQQVIIVGGGMVGLSLALMLAKANIAVKLLEAVKYPNYDDENLALYHSSFDARNTALSRRSVQIYQKLGLWDALQQHATPILQVHITEQGSFGKARLVAEQEKVESFGQVIENAWLGRVLLTQVRQQPLIELIDGVQVTSLTQDAEEVHIEAMRNGEYIHSLKSKLVIAADGRDSFCRQAIGVGVDEHDYDQVAIVTTVQTSKPHQQVGFERFSALGPLALLPLPGEYRRSVVWPVKKGTEAEWLGEENDQHFLDALQETYGDRAGKFEKTGKRFSYPLAQVLANKQAVGRVVLMGNAAHTIHPVAGQGFNLCLRDADVLVRFLMEQLAKSDDIGNPDNLLAYEQARLTDQQRVIKFCDSVVRGFSNQNPILKLLRNTGLIAFDVIPGVKPLVANYAMGLKA; encoded by the coding sequence ATGCAGCAACAAGTCATCATTGTCGGTGGGGGTATGGTTGGACTCAGCCTTGCTTTAATGTTGGCAAAAGCTAATATCGCAGTAAAGTTATTAGAAGCTGTTAAATATCCAAATTACGATGACGAAAATCTAGCTCTATATCACTCAAGTTTTGATGCTCGTAACACCGCTTTGTCACGCCGTAGCGTGCAAATTTATCAAAAGTTAGGATTGTGGGATGCATTACAACAACATGCGACCCCAATTTTACAAGTGCATATCACAGAGCAGGGTAGCTTTGGTAAAGCACGACTAGTAGCAGAACAAGAGAAAGTAGAAAGCTTTGGGCAAGTAATTGAAAATGCGTGGTTAGGTCGAGTATTACTCACCCAAGTTCGTCAGCAGCCTCTGATTGAATTAATTGATGGGGTGCAAGTGACGTCACTGACACAAGATGCAGAAGAGGTTCACATTGAAGCCATGCGCAATGGTGAATATATCCATTCCTTAAAATCCAAGTTGGTGATTGCTGCTGATGGTCGTGATTCATTTTGTCGCCAAGCCATTGGGGTAGGTGTCGATGAACATGATTATGACCAAGTTGCGATTGTCACAACGGTTCAAACCTCTAAACCTCATCAACAGGTTGGTTTTGAGCGTTTTAGCGCATTAGGACCATTGGCGTTATTACCTTTACCTGGTGAATATCGTCGTTCTGTCGTTTGGCCAGTTAAAAAAGGTACTGAAGCAGAATGGTTGGGTGAGGAAAATGATCAGCATTTCTTGGATGCTTTACAGGAAACCTATGGTGATCGTGCAGGTAAGTTTGAAAAAACAGGTAAACGTTTTAGCTATCCATTGGCTCAGGTTTTGGCAAATAAGCAAGCCGTTGGGCGTGTGGTGTTGATGGGTAATGCCGCACATACCATTCATCCAGTTGCAGGGCAAGGTTTTAACCTATGTCTACGTGATGCAGATGTGTTGGTTCGTTTCTTGATGGAGCAATTGGCGAAGTCAGATGATATTGGCAATCCTGATAATTTATTGGCTTATGAACAAGCACGCTTAACTGATCAGCAAAGGGTGATTAAGTTCTGTGATTCAGTGGTACGTGGTTTTAGTAATCAAAATCCAATTCTCAAGTTATTACGTAATACTGGACTGATTGCATTTGATGTGATTCCGGGTGTTAAACCTTTGGTTGCTAACTATGCGATGGGATTAAAAGCATGA
- a CDS encoding cation transporter, with product MAGCGCNTACAPAKKISPKFRKALWIALVLNALMFFVEIIGGSHARSVSLWADALDFAGDAANYAISLAVLSMTLYWRATAALLKGITMAVFGIFVMMKVMWTWWLGITPEPMLMGTIGVLALVVNVVVALMLYAFRDGDANMRSVWLCSRNDAIGNIAVIIAAVGVFGTGTMFPDLIVAFIIAYLGVSSGLSVIHQARAERKIDPDTFGTKA from the coding sequence ATGGCAGGATGTGGATGCAATACAGCATGTGCCCCAGCAAAAAAAATTAGTCCAAAATTCAGAAAAGCACTTTGGATTGCTTTAGTTTTAAATGCACTGATGTTTTTTGTTGAGATTATTGGTGGTTCACATGCACGTTCTGTGTCGTTATGGGCAGATGCATTAGATTTTGCAGGTGATGCCGCCAACTATGCCATCTCATTGGCAGTGTTGTCGATGACCTTGTATTGGCGGGCAACAGCGGCTTTGTTAAAAGGTATTACCATGGCTGTGTTTGGCATTTTTGTTATGATGAAAGTGATGTGGACATGGTGGCTTGGGATCACGCCTGAACCAATGCTGATGGGAACGATTGGTGTACTGGCATTAGTTGTGAATGTGGTTGTTGCATTAATGCTTTATGCATTCCGTGATGGTGATGCAAATATGCGGTCAGTATGGCTTTGTAGCCGTAATGATGCGATTGGTAATATTGCAGTGATTATCGCTGCGGTGGGGGTATTTGGGACAGGGACCATGTTTCCAGATTTAATTGTTGCTTTTATCATTGCATATTTAGGAGTTTCATCTGGTCTTAGTGTCATTCACCAAGCTAGAGCAGAAAGAAAAATAGACCCAGATACTTTCGGTACAAAAGCTTAA
- a CDS encoding FAD-dependent monooxygenase produces the protein MSELLDVVIVGGGLVGGLTALLLAQGGVQATVLDAAPVLDQDKTLTVMNPRVLALSQATIHLLKTVDVWNGLARQMPYSGMQVWNKNGYGEINFGHASEEQPRADQALGSMVEPSVLNIAIQQKMLQQLKDYRTQVKVIRIEQIAKGWSIQLADGTVLKTKLLIGADGANSFVREQAYIDLDVMDYKQAAISCAIKTTQPNQYVARQIFLPTGPLAYLPMASLDAQENGYWQSIVWTLPDDYADEYSALSDQAFMQLLTQESLQMLGEVVAVRSRAQFPLKARAAQRYIKSGLALIGDAAHVIHPLAGQGVNIGCLDAAVLCDVLLHDLKRGVWANEQTLLRYEHQRKGQNDAMMHSMSAIGWLESSELFPFVWARNFGLKQVEQFDWFKDRFMRQANGLGALQHTRYAC, from the coding sequence ATGAGTGAGCTGTTAGATGTTGTGATTGTTGGGGGTGGGTTAGTCGGTGGTCTAACCGCTTTATTGCTAGCCCAAGGTGGGGTACAGGCGACGGTGCTAGATGCTGCACCTGTACTTGATCAGGACAAAACTTTGACTGTGATGAATCCTCGAGTATTGGCACTGAGTCAGGCGACGATTCACTTACTTAAAACAGTTGATGTTTGGAATGGTTTAGCACGTCAAATGCCATATTCAGGTATGCAAGTCTGGAATAAAAATGGTTATGGTGAAATAAATTTTGGACATGCTTCCGAAGAGCAACCTCGTGCAGATCAAGCTTTAGGTTCAATGGTTGAGCCAAGTGTTTTGAATATTGCGATACAGCAAAAAATGTTACAGCAGCTCAAAGATTACCGTACCCAAGTAAAAGTTATTCGCATTGAGCAAATTGCAAAAGGTTGGTCGATTCAATTGGCGGATGGCACGGTACTAAAAACCAAGTTGCTGATTGGTGCAGATGGTGCGAACTCTTTTGTTCGTGAGCAAGCCTATATCGATTTAGATGTAATGGATTACAAACAGGCTGCCATCAGTTGCGCGATTAAAACCACACAACCGAATCAATATGTGGCTCGTCAAATTTTCCTACCGACAGGTCCACTGGCATATTTACCAATGGCGAGTTTGGATGCACAAGAGAACGGCTATTGGCAGTCGATTGTCTGGACTTTACCCGATGATTATGCCGATGAATATTCAGCACTCAGCGATCAAGCATTTATGCAACTATTGACTCAAGAAAGTCTGCAAATGTTGGGAGAAGTAGTTGCGGTTCGTTCTAGAGCACAGTTTCCACTAAAAGCTCGCGCAGCGCAGCGTTATATTAAATCTGGTTTAGCCTTGATTGGTGACGCCGCGCACGTGATTCATCCTTTGGCTGGTCAAGGTGTAAATATTGGCTGTCTGGATGCTGCTGTATTGTGTGATGTTCTACTACACGATTTAAAACGTGGGGTGTGGGCCAATGAGCAAACTTTATTGCGTTATGAACACCAACGTAAAGGTCAGAATGATGCCATGATGCACAGTATGTCCGCGATTGGTTGGTTGGAAAGTTCAGAATTATTTCCGTTTGTTTGGGCACGGAACTTTGGTCTAAAACAAGTTGAACAATTCGATTGGTTTAAAGATCGCTTTATGCGACAAGCGAATGGATTAGGGGCTTTACAGCACACTCGTTATGCTTGCTAA
- a CDS encoding MerR family transcriptional regulator — protein MINLTIGQLAKETGVSVDTIRYYEKIGLLEKAKRSAGNYRYYSEQMLSELLFLKHCRELGITLHDIQKLKELSAKPDQTCMEVDHLIDQYLNEVSQKIKNLEHLKQDLYHLKQQCSQHRTIQQCGILKELHQPLECEHESHQHKKAPQS, from the coding sequence ATGATTAATCTTACGATTGGACAGTTAGCAAAAGAGACTGGTGTGTCAGTCGATACCATTCGTTATTATGAAAAAATTGGATTGCTTGAAAAAGCAAAAAGAAGTGCGGGAAATTATCGCTATTACTCTGAACAGATGCTTTCAGAGCTTTTATTTCTAAAGCATTGCAGAGAGCTTGGAATTACGCTGCACGATATTCAAAAACTCAAAGAACTATCCGCAAAACCAGATCAAACATGTATGGAAGTGGACCATCTAATAGATCAATATCTTAATGAGGTTTCTCAGAAAATAAAAAATCTAGAACATCTCAAGCAAGATCTTTATCACTTAAAACAGCAATGCTCTCAACATCGTACAATTCAGCAATGTGGTATTTTAAAGGAGTTACATCAACCACTTGAATGTGAGCATGAATCTCACCAACATAAAAAAGCACCACAGTCGTGA